From the bacterium genome, one window contains:
- a CDS encoding 1-(5-phosphoribosyl)-5-((5-phosphoribosylamino)methylideneamino)imidazole-4-carboxamide isomerase, whose translation IASGGISALEHVSQVAALEPLGVEGMIIGKAIYDGRLNLEEALAAVG comes from the coding sequence TGATCGCCTCAGGTGGGATCAGCGCCCTGGAGCACGTGAGTCAGGTTGCTGCACTTGAGCCGCTGGGCGTGGAGGGAATGATTATCGGCAAGGCGATTTATGACGGCCGGCTCAACCTGGAGGAGGCCCTGGCCGCGGTGGGGTGA